ATGTGGCGCTCGCCACGGGGTACGCGGAACGCAAGCTCTGGACGGACGCGTGGGACGTGGCGGACCGCTTCGCGCGCGCGCTCCCCGACGCGCCGGTCGGGCTGTACCTCGTGGGGCGACTCGCGGCCGAGTCGGGCGAACAGCTCGACCGCGGAGCGGCCGCGCTCTCGCAGTACCTACAGACCACGCCTCGCGCCGGCGACCCGCCGCTCGCCGTCGCGCAGTGGCGGCTCGGCGCGATCGAGGAGCGGCGCGGCAAGCCGGACGCGGCACGCGCCGAGTACGAGGCGGCACTGCGGCTCGACCCGAAGCTGGCGGGCGCGCGCGAGGCCCTCGGCCGACTGCACTGACGCGGCGCGCGCCCTGCACCGCGGGCGCGCATGAGCGAGGACGCGGCGGGCAGGGCGGACGACTATCAGTTCCCGACGACGATCGAGGCGGCGACCGCGGAGCAGCAGCGGTTGCGTGCACGCGTCGTCCTCGTGCCGCCGGCGGGGTTCGCGCCGCACCTCGTCGCGGGGCTCGACGTGAGCATGGAGCGCGACGGCGATATCGCGTATGCCGGGATCGTCGTGCTCGCGCTGCCCCGGCTCGAGACGGTCGCGGAAGCGACGGCCGTGTCGCCCGTGCGCATGCCGTACGTGCCCGGCTTCCTCTCGTTCCGCGAACTCCCGGCGCTCGCGGCGGCGTACGCGGTGTTGCGCGCCCGCGGCGTGCGACCCGACGTGCTCGTCTTCGACGGGCAGGGCTACGCGCACCCGCGCCGGTTCGGCATCGCGTGCCACGGAGGGCTCGTCTTCGACACGCCGTCGGTCGGCTGCGCGAAGTCGATCCTCGTCGGCCGGCACGGGCCGTTGGGCGAGGAGCAGTGGGCACGCGCGCCGCTCGTACACCGCCGCGAGGTCGTCGGAGACGCGGTGCGGCTGCGCGCGAAGGTGCTGCCCGTGTACATCTCGCCCGGGCACCTGATGGACCGCGACACGGCCGTGCAGGTTGTCGAGCGCGTGAGCGCGGGATTCCGCGAGCCCGAGACGACCCGGCGCGCGCACCGGCTCGTGAATGCGGTGAGACGGGGCGAGCGAGCCCCCGACGCGGGGTAGGGCGGTTCGCGCCAGGTCGGGGACGTCCGATCGCCGACGTATCTGCGTATGCTACGGCGCATCAGTGACGTCTGCCTCCCCGTGCTCATGTCTCGACCCGTCCTCGCCCGGCTGATCACCCTCGCCTTCGCCACCGCACTCGGCGTCGCGTCGCCCGTCCGGGCGCAGCGGTCCCCGGCGGTGCCCGTCGCGCCGCGCCCGGGCGTCGGCCCGTTGCAGGCCGCGGCCCGCCCGTACGCGATCGCGTACACCGTCGCCATGCCCGATCCGGCGTCGCATCTCTACGAGATCGGGATGGAGGTACGGGGTGCGCTGCCCGACACGCTCCGCCTCGTCCTCCCCGTGTGGTCTCCCGGTCGCTACGCGCGGGTCGACTTCGCGCGCAACGTGCAGGAATTCGGGGCCGAGGACGGGGCGGGGCGCGCCCTCCGGTGGACGAAGCTCGGCGGTTCGACATGGGGCGTGCTCGTCGGCGGCGCATCGGCGCACGTCGCGCCGGAGCGCGTGGCGCGGGTACGCTACCGCGTATTCGCGGACGACCTATCGGGCACGTACAGCGTGCTCGACACCGCGCACGCGAACTGGAACGGTGCGGGGCTGTTCGTCTACGCGGACGGGCACAAGCCGGACCCCGTGACGCTCGCGATCCGGCCGCCCGCGGGGTGGGCCGTCGTCAACGGCCCGCAGGGCAACCCCGGCCGCGAGCTGCCGACGTCGGACGGCACGACGGCGTTCCGCTTCCCGAACTACGACGAGCTGGTCGACGCGCCGACCGAGGTTGTGCCGGCGGTCCACATGACGATCGACACGTTCTCCGTCGACGGACGCCGGTATCGGGTCATGCTGCACCACAACGGCCCGCTCGACGCGGGCGTGCGGCGGCACTTCGTCGACGGCGCGCGGGCCATCGTCGCGCGGGAGAACCGGGTGATCGCGCCGCCGCCGCTCGCGCAGTACACCTTTCTCGCGCACGCCGGCTACGGCGGCGGCGACGGGATGGAGCACCTCACCTCGACCGAGATCATCACCGCCCGCCCGCTCGCCGACTCGGCCGCGGCGGACCGCTTCCTCGGCACCGTCGCGCACGAGTACTTCCACACCTGGAACGTGAAGCGGGTGCGCCCGGTCGCGTTAGGCCCGTTCGACTACACCGAGGCGCAGCACGAGCCGTCGCTCTGGGCGGCCGAGGGGTGGACGCAGTACTACGGGGAGATGACGCCGGTGCGGGTGGGGATCGTCTCGCGCGCGGCGTTCTACGACCGGCTCGCGCGCACGCTCCGGGCGGTCGCGACCTCGCCCGCACGGCTCGAGCGCTCGCCGCGCGCGGCCTCGTTCGATGCGCCGTTCTTCGACGGCGCGCGCGCGGCGATGCAGGTCAACTCGGCCGCGACGTTCGTCAGCTACTACACGGCGGGCGAGGCGCGGGCGCTCGCGCTCGACCTGATGATCCGCGGCCGGTCGGACGGCGGGCGGTCGCTCGACGACGTCCTCCGCGCGCTCAAGCGGCGGACGTGGGACGCGCCGCGCGCGACGTACTACCTCGACGGGCGCGGCTACACCGAGGACGACGTCGAACGTGCGGCGAGCGAGGTCGCCGGCACGGAGCTGCACGGGTGGTTCGACCGCTACGTCGGTGGCACCGACGACCTGCCGTGGGCGGAGCTCCTGCGAGCCGTGGGTTTGACGCTGACCACAGGCGGGAGCGCGTGGACGATCGCGGAGGACCCCGCGGCGACCGCGCGGGCGGTGGCGTTGCGGGACGCGTGGCTGCGGTGAGCACGGCGTAAGAGCCGTCAAGCGGACCGGCCGGCGTTCGGAACCCGGCGGCGCGGGTGCTCGTTGGTGCTCATCACGCACCGTCGTGACACGCCGGCCTTGTAGCGGGCGCGGTCGGCGGGGGATCGAACTCACGGCGTAGCCGGGCATAGCACACGATCGGGATGAACGCGGGCGAGCCTACAACCGTGCCGGCGCCGCGGGCACACGTGATCCGCATTCGCGCGTCGTCGACCGCCGTGCCTGTCGTGCCGAACGGCCGCGCTCCGCGTCGTGCGGCGCGGGTCGGGGCGGCCAGAGTGCGCGTCTGAGCGCGGCACCCGCGGCGCGGACAGCTGCGCCACGGCTGCCGCCCCCTCACCCGCGTTGCGAGGTCGTCGTGGCGCTCCCCGCGCGCGACGAGGCGGCGACGGTCGACGCTGCGGTCGCGGCCCTCGCGGACCAGCGCGACTTCGCGGGCCGGGCGTTCGACCCCGAGCGGTACGAGGTCGTCGTGCTGGCCAACAACTGCGGGGACGACACCGCCGCCGCGGCGCGCGCCGCCGGTGCCGCCGCCCGCCGCCGCGCGCCCGGCTTCCGCCTGCACGTCGTCGAGGCGTGGCTTGCGCCCGGCGAGGCGCACAGCGGCGGCGCGCGGCGGCGGGCGATGGAGCTGGCGCACGCCCGCGTACGCGCCGCGCGCGACGCGTTAGGCGCGACGCCGGCGGCCGGCGTGCTCGCGACGACCGACGCCGACACGGTCGTCGCCCCGGACTGGCTGGCGGCCACGCTCGCCGAATTCGCGGCCGGCGCCGACGCGGTCGGCGGGCGCGTCGTGGCCGCGCGACTCGACGCGCTCCCAGCGGCGGCCCGAGGCCTGTATTTGTACGACGTCGGCTACCGCCACCTTGTCGCCGCCGTCGACGCGCTATTCGACCCCGAACCGCACGACCCCTGGCCGCGGCACCACCAGCACTTCGGCGCCAGCCTCGCGGTCACGGCCGACGCGTACGCGCGCGTCGGCGGCATGCCGGGCGTCGGCGCGCTCGAGGACGTGCGCCTGTACGAGGCGCTCGTGCGGGCGGGGCTCCGCGTGCGCCACAGCCCGCGCGTGCGGGCGGCGACGAGCGCCCGCGCGTCGGGCCGTGCGCGGGTGGGGCTCGCGACCCAGATCGCCGAGTGGGCGGGCGCGGGCGGGCGGTGGCCGGTCGAGTCGGCGGCGTTCGTCGAGCGGTGGGCGCGCACGCGCGCCACGCTGCGCGAGCTGTGGGCCGGTCGACTCCCGGGCGAGCTCGACGCATTGGCCGCGGCGCTATGCCTCACGCCCGACACGCTCGCGGGGGCGGCGCACGTCCGGCGCCCCTTCGGGGCCTTCCTGCTCGACGCCGACCTGCGCGGGCGCTTCGCGCGCGCGTGGGACGCGCGGCGCTTCGGACCCGCGCACGAGGACGTGCGCGCGGCCGTCCGCGGGCTCCGGAGCCGCGTCGCCGCGCTGCGCGGCGCGGCGCGTTAGGCCGGAGAAGGCTCCGCGCCGGCGTCCCGGCCGGGCGCCCGCTCGAGCACGTCGAGGCGGTATTTCTCCTCGCGCCTGCCGGCGACGCGTCGGAACCCGGAGTGCGCGAGTAGCCGGTCGTGCACGGCGTCGCCGGTCATGGGGTAGTCCGGGACGAACGGCGTCCAGTGCACGAGCACGAGGTGCCCGCCCGGTTCCAGGCGGCGCGCGATCAGGTCGGCCGCGCGGTCGAGGTCGGGCGGCGCCCAGTAGTAGCCCACCTCGGAGAGCACGACGAGGTCGTACGCGCCGCCGGGGTCCTCGTCGGGCACGCGCACGCGGGCGAGGGTGACGTTGGGCAGGTCGGCGGTGCGCGCGCGCGCGCGGGCGAGCGCCGCGGCGGCGACGTCCACGGCGAGGAGGTGGTCGCACCGCCCGGCCAGCCGGCGCGTGAGGACGCCGATCGAGCACCCAATCTCGAGCCCCGACCGGTAGCGCGATCGGGGCAGGGCGACGAGCGTGGCCGTGTACTTCGCGGCCTCGTACGGACTCGTCGCGAACGCCCACGGGTCGGCGTTCGCGGCGTACACGTCGTCGAAATACGCCGGCGGCAGCGACGCCCCGCCCGCCGCGCCGGCGTTGTGCGACGCGTCGCCGGGTTCGTCGCTCACCGGGGTTCCCACAGCGCTCCGACCCGCGTTCGCCGCGCGAGTACGTGGCGTCCGACGTCGGCGAGCGCGGCGTCGGGGGCGGGTTGGCGGAGGTACATGAGCAGGTCCCGCACGACCCTCGCGAACGGGTGGGGCGCCAGCAGCCCGCGCGCGCCCACGCTCCGCTCGACCAATTCGCAGACACGTACGCACAGCTCGTGCACGGCCGTTCGCGTCATGTTGGCGTGCGCAACGACGGTCGCGGCGTCGGTCGTCGCCGGGTCGGCGGCGTGTGCTTCGGCGACGTCGGCCGCAGCGCGAAGCCACGCCCGGCCGCCCGCGACGAGCGTCGCGGCCTCGCCGACGCGCGCAAGTTGGTAGGGGTCGTCGCCGCGCCCGGCGTCTCGTATGAAGCCCCGCGCCGCGTCGAGCAGCCGCTCGGCGCCGCCCAGCTGCACGGCGGCGAAGCGCGCGGCACCCCCCGTGAAGCGGGGCTGGGCGTAGTAGTCGCCGGGCGCGCCTAACAACGCCCGCGCGGGGAGCCGCGCGCCCCGGAAGTCGACCGCGTAGCTGGCGGAGCCCAGCATGCCGAGCGGGCGCCAGCCGGCGCGGTCGATCCCCATGTCGCCGGTCCGGCGTAGCGCGCCAACGGGGACGAGGCACATCTGCCACCCGCCGTCGGGAAGCATGCCGGTCACGACCGCGCCAGCCAGGTGCGCGGCGCCCGAGGCGAACGTCTTCCGCCCGTCCAGGCGCACACCGCCCGGCACCGGCGTGATGCGGACGCCGTCGTCCGCCGGCCCGGTGTTCCAGACGCCGAACATTCCGCCGCGATCGACGCGGCGGGCGGCGCGCGCCAGCTGCGTGGCGGTCCCGAACCGGGCGACGAGCAGCAGCGCGTCGACGTGCCCTTCGTACAGCCGCCCGGCGCTGAGGTCCGCGCGCCCCACGTCGGCCAGGGTCCGCAGGAGCGGGTGGAACGTGCCCGGGTCGAGGCCGATGCCCGTGCCGCCTAACGCAGGGGGCAGCGGCGCCGCGAGGAGGCCCGTGCGGTGCAGGTCGGCCAGGACCGCCCGCGGCAGGGCGGCGTCGCCGTCGGCGGGCTCGGGGCCGCCCGCGGCCGCGTCCTGCCGGGCGATCGCGCGTTCGGCCACCCCGGCGGCGGCCGCGACCGGGTCCCATGCCGCGCGCGTGTACGCGCCGCGTCCCGCGTCAATGTCGGCTCTCGTCGCGCGCACCGCGCCGGCCTACCGCGCGCGCACGGTGCCGAGCCCGCCGTCGACGCCGACGGTCTGCCCTGTGATCCACGCGGCCGCCGGTGAGACGAGGTACGCGATCATCTCGGCGACGTCGGCCGGCTCGCCGAGGCGGCCGAGTGCGTGCATGCCGAGCGACGCCTGCTCGCCGGCGGGGGTGCTCGTGATGCGGGCGGTGAGCGGCGTGCGCACGAGGCCCGGCGCGACGCAGTTGACCCGCAGTCCGCGGCCCGCGTAGCTCGCGGCCGCCGAGCGCGTGAGGCCGATCACGCCGGCCTTCGCCGCGGCGATCGCTTCGTGATTCGCGAGGCCGGTGCGCGCGGCGGCGCTCGCGACGAGGACGACGGCCCCGCCGTCCGCTTGCGCGGCGAGGGTGCGGCCGGCGGCGCGCACCGTGGCGAACGCCGTCGTGAGCGAGGCCGCGATGGTCTGCTCGTACTCGGCCTGCGACGTGAGGTGCGCGGGCTTGAGGAGGAGCGAGCCGGCGCAGTTGACGAGCCCCGCGATCGGGCCGTGCGCGCGCGCGGCGTCGGCGACGAGCGCGTCGACGGCCTCGAAGCGCGTCGCGTCGAGCGCGACGACGCCGACGGCGGCACCGCCTAACGCCACGGCGAGCGCGTCGAGCCGGCCGGCGTCGCGGCCGGCGAGGACGACGCGCCCGCCCCCGGCGGCGAGCCGGCGCGCGAGCGCGGAACCGATGCCGCCCGCCGCGCCGATGATGAGGTGGAGCGAGTCGGTGGCGATCGTCATGCGGGGGAAACGCGCGGCGGCGGCGCGGGTTCCCGCGTCGACCGCCGGCGTCAGCGGACCGCCGGCTTCTTCGTGTTGAGAACGATCACGCCCGCCCGTCCCGCGTCGCCGTACCGCTCGGTCGCGAGCGCACCCTTGAACACGTCGACGGTCGCGATCGTGTCGGGTGAGAAGGTGTCCAGGACGGCGTGGCCACGACCCGCAATGCGCCCGTCAACAACGACGAGCACCGAATCACCCGGCACGCGCGTTCCGACCACACGCCCACGTACGGTCGCAAGGGTCGCCGTGGCGCGCGGCGTTCCGCCGCCGGACTTCGTCGTGTCGCCCGCCGCGCGGCGGCGGACCCACACGACGTGCACGCTGTCCTGGGCGACCCGCCCGGGCGCGATCCGCAGCACCTCGACCGACGCAAGCTGTTGAGGGTCGACCGCGGCGAGCGGATCGCGGTCGACGCCGAAGGGCGCGCCCGGATCGCGGAGCGCGCTCCGCTGCGGGCCGGCCGCGTCGGCGTGTGTGACGCGCTCGATGGTGCCGTCCGCGCGCTGCACCACCCACACGATCTGCGTCCGGTTGGTCCGCGCGGCGAGCAGCTCGGGCATGCGCGCCGCGATAACGCTCCGAACGGCATCGATCGACGCGTTCGGCCCCGCGGCCGGCGCGGCCGACGGGTCCGCGGCGGTGATGCTCGTGAGCGGGACGCGGTTCGCCGGCGCCGGTCCCGTGGGCTTCGGGATCTCACACGCGGCAGCGACGGCGGCGACGGCCGCCAGCGCGGGGACGAGCGCGCGGCGGGGCGCGCGGGAACGCTCGGACGACATGGCCTCGATTCTCCGGCGAAGCAGGGTGGGGGTACCGCCTAACGTGAGGGCCGGCGCGCGGACGTGCGGGCGCGCGGCCACGTCCAACAACAGCGCGCCGTAGCGGCGCGTCACTGCGTCGCCGGCGCCGCACGCGCCGCAGCGGGCGAGTACTCGTCGGTCGCAGTCGACCTCGACCGCGGCCCGCAGGCGGCGCACGAGCCACCACACCGCGGGGTTCCAGGGAACGAGTGCGGCCACGACCGCGCCCGCAGCCAGCAATCGTGCGTCGTGCGCCCGCACGTGCTCGCACTCGTGCGCGAGCATGAGCGGCAGTCGCGGGTCGTCGAGCGCCCAGCGCGGAAGCACGATCTCGGCGCGCCACGCCCCGACGACCGCCGGGCCGAACTCGTCCGACACCCGCACGCGCTCGCCCGACACGGCACGCGCCGGCCACGTGTACGAGGTGCGGCGCGTTGCGGCGGTGGCGGCGGCGATCCGCGCGAGCGCTCCCGCCGTGAGCACAAGCCAGACGGCCAGCAGGCCGCCGTCGAGCGACCCCCACTCGGCCGGCGCCGCGACGTGGCGCGGGAGGGCTCGTAGGACGCACCACCACCGCGGCGGCTCCGCCACGCGCATCCGCGTCCGCCCGCCCGACAGCGACGCCGGGTTGATGCGCTCGGCTGCGACGCCGCCGTCGCCCCCGCGCGCGGTCGCGTCGTGCGTCGCCTGCCAGAGCGCCGCGGCGGGTAAGGCGAGGGCGATCGCGAGGGCGCTCGCCCAGCCCCACCGTGCCGCGCGCCCCGCCGCGTGCGCAGCACGCTCGGCGAGCCACGCTCCCGCGGCGCACAACACGCCGACGAGCGCGGCGTAGATCATCGCGAGCGCGATCATGGCGTCCGTCGCGGTGGACGGCGGGCCCGGTCGGGCTCGGGTTCGGCGTCCGCTGTGGGCTCGGACGACGCGGGTACGCCGCCGAGGCGCTCGTCGAGCAACGCGCGCATCCGGCGTAGCTCGTCATCACTCACGCCGCGCTCGCGAACGAGGTGCGTGAGCAGCAGCTCCGGCGAGCCGCCGAAGATCGTGCCCAACAGCCGCCGCAGCGCGCTCCGCCCCGCGGTCTCGCGCGCGACGAGCGCCCGGTAGCGGTGCGCGCGCCCCTCCTCCTCGTGCGCGACGTGCCCCTTCGCTTCGAGCGTGCGGAGCACCGTGAGCACGGTCGTGTACGCGAGCTCGTGCCCGGCGTCGGCGAGCGCGTCGCGGACGTCGGCGACGGTGCTCGGGCCTGCCGCCCAGAGCACGGTCATGACGTCGAGCTCGCGGTCGGTAAACGTGACAGTGGACATGCGGGCCGGGTGCGTGGTATCTACTAGTCCACTAGTAGATACCACGCACCCGGCCCGCTGTCAACTAGCGATTTAGTAGATAGCCCGGATCAGGGTGAAAGCCGCTCCCGGCGCCAGGCCGTCCCGGCTCGCGCTTCGTCTCGGACGTACCGGATCCGGTCGTGCAGTCGGCTCGCCCTCCCCTGCCAGAACTCGTACGCGACCGGCACGACGCGATAGCCGCCCCAGTGGTCCGGGAGGGGCACCGCCCCGCCGCCGGCGAAGCGCGCCTCGGTCGCCGCGAAGTCCCGCTCCAGCGCCCCACGATCCGGCAGCACGCTCGATTGCCGGGAGGTCCACGCTCCCATCTGGCTCCCGCGCGGCCGCGTGGCGAAGTACGCCGCGCTCTCGTCGCGCGACGTGCGCTCGACGACGCCCGCGACGCGCACCTGCCGCTCGAGTTCGGCCCACCAGAAGACGAGCGCGGCGCGCGGGTTCGCCGCCAGCTCCTGCGCTTTCCGCCCGCGGTAGTCCGTGTAGAAAACGAACCCGCGCGCGTCGGCGCCCTTGAGCAGCACGACGCGCGCGTCTGGCGTCCCGTCGGGCCCCACGGTCGCGAGCGTCATCGCGTTCGGCTCGACCGCCTTCGCGTCGAGCGCCTCGCGGAACCAGCGGCGGAACTGGGCGACCGGGTCCGGGTCGACGTCGCCCTCGTCGAGCGCCGCGCGCGTGTAGGACCGGCGCAGGTCGGCGATCTCCGGGTCGACCGGCGCGACCGGCGGGCGCCCGCCTAACGTGGGATCGAGAGTCGCGGGGTTCGGCGCGTCGGCCCCGGACGCGGTCGGGTCGCTCACCGCGTCACCCGAGCGTCGCCATCGGCAGCGGCGCCCGCGGGTAGGCCGCGGGGAGCCCGGCGAACGGGTCGCCCGCGAGCGGCTCGCCGTCCGGCGTCTCGACCACGAAGCCCGCGTCGCGCAGCATGTCGAGGTCCGCGCGCGCCGCCGCGCCCTGCGTGGTCAGGTAGTCGCCGATGAAGATCGAGTTTGCCGCGTACAGTCCCATCACCTGCATCGAGCGCAGGTGCACCTCGCGCCCGCCGGCGATGCGGAGCTCCTGCGACGGCAGCAGGAAGCGGTAGAGCGCGAGGATGCGCAGGCAGCGCCGCGGGTCGAGTGCGCGCACGTCCGCGAACGGCGTCCCCGGCACCGGGATGAGGAAGTTCACCGGGACCGAGCGCACCTCGAGCGCGCGCAAGGAGAGCGCGAGGTCGATGACGTCGTCGTCCGTCTCGCCCATCCCGACGATCCCGCCCGAGCACGTCTTGAGCCCCGCGGCGCGCACCTGCTCGACGGTCGCGACCCGGTCCTCGAACGTGTGCGTGCTCACCACCTCGGGCGTGAAGCGCGCGCTCGTGTTCAGGTTGTGGTTCACCTGCGTCACGCCCGCCGCCTTCAGCGCGACCGCCTGCTCCTGCGTGAGGAGCCCGAGGCACGCGCACACCTTGAGGTCGTGCCGCGCCTTCACCTCGCGCACGGCGTCGAGCACCTTCTCGAACACGCGGCCCCCGGGCGAGCGCCCGGAGATCACCATGCAGAACGTGCCCGCCTTGAGCGCGGCGGCGCGGTCCGCCGCCTCGAGGATGCGCTCGCGCGCGAGCATCGGGTACTTCTCGATCTCGGCCCCGCTCACCTTCGACTGCGAGCAGTAGCCGCAGTCCTCGGGGCAGAGGCCGCTCTGCGCGTTCAGCAGGAAGTGCAGCCGCACCTTGTTGCCCCAGTAGCGGCGGCGCACGCGGTAGGCGGCGGCGAGTTGGTCGAGGAGGGCGTCGTCCGGCGCGCGGAGCACCGCGAGCGCGTCGTCGCGCGTGATCAACTCGCCGGCGAGGGCCTGCTCGGCGAGGGCGTCCCAGGAAGGCAGGAGCATGCGCGCAAACTACGGGGTCCGCTGCGGGTCGAGGAACTGTACGTCGGCGAGTCCGAACACCGCCTGCCGGAAACTCGCCGCGGCGCCCGACGCACCATCCCCGTTTGCACACGTGCCGTCGCGAGAAGGAAATGCGGCGTAGTAGTGACCCGTCCGGCGCGTTCCGTCCCACGCGAGCACGAAATCGAGGGTGCCCCCGTCGGTCGCGCCGTGGTCGTAGCACTCGCCCGGCCAACGCGACACCCCGGCGTCGCGCACGGTGCGCCAGAACGTGCGCCACTCCTCGGCGCGCGGCACCCGGCGCGTGACGAGGACGATCGGTTCGGGGCCGGATCTGGAGGTGGTTGACGTGAACACCACCGTGTCGCCCGCGAGACGGACGTTGTAGAGCGTGATGGCGAAGCCGCCCGTCGAGTAGGTCAACTCGCGTGGAGGGCCTTCCGTCGGGAGCGGCGCCGTCGCGTCCCCGCATGCCGCGCCGGCGAGGCACGCGAGCGCCAGCGCGCTAACCCGGCCGGTGAGATCGTAGATGGATCGGCCATCGCGCGAGAGGCGCATGAGGTTTAGGTATGCGAGTGCGGGGCCGGCCGATGGCGCGCGACACCCGCCACTACCCGCGCCGCCGTCGGCGCGTCACGCCGCCGCGCGCGCGAACTGCGCGAACCCGACCGTGTTCCCGCCGGGCTCGCGCACGTAGAACTCGGTCGATCCGTAGAACGTCGTGTGGCGCGGCTTCACGACCGGCGCGCCCGCCATCGCCCGTTCGACCGCGTCGAGGTCGTCGACGGTGAGAAAGAGCGTGATCGCGTGGCCGTCGAGCGTGCCCGACGCCTCGGGCGTGTCCTCCACGACACTCGCGCGCGTCTGGTACATCACTTCGACCGCGCCCTGCCGCGCGCTCGCGAAGACGAGCGCACCCTCGGGGCCGGGCACCTGATTCTCGACCGCGAAGCCGAGTCGGTCGGTCCAGAACGCGAGGCAGGGCTCGACCTGGTCGACGATGATGACCGGCGTGAGGTGCGTGACGGTGGGACGTGCGGCGGCGGAGGGCATCGGCTCTGGGGTGGGGAGGCGCCGTGGTGGAGATCGCGGGACCCGAACATAACGCGAACCCGGGCGCGGCGCTCAGCCCGCGACCGCCCGCAGGAGCGCCATGCCGCGCTCGGCGAGCCACGCGTCGTCGTCGCGCCGCTCGTCGGGGACGAAGGGGAAGGGGACGACGGGCACGTGCGGCAGCAGCGCCCGGAGCGCGGCCAGGTTGGTCCGCTCGGCGACGTCGGCGGGCGCGGGGCGGCACGCGTTCAGCACGACCGCGCGCACCGCGAGCCCGCGCCGCTCGGCCTCGCGCACCGTGAGCAGCGTGTGGTTCAGCGCGCCGAGCCGGTCGGCGGCGACGACGACGACGCCTAACGCCCAGCGGGCGGCGAGCGTGGCGAGGTCGACGACCCGCCCGTCCGCCTCGCGCGCGAGCGGCACGAGCAGTCCGCCCGCGCCCTCGACGAGGAACGCGCCCGCGTCGAGCCGCGCGCGGGCGGCCTCGACGCGGGCGAGGTCGACGGGGCGCCCCGCGCGCTCCGCGGCGACGAGAGGCGCGAGCGGTTCGGTGTAGGTGACGGGTCCCACGTCGTCGAGCGCGTGGCCCGTGCCGGCGGCGCGCCACAGCCGCTCGGCGTCGGCCCCGGCGCCCGCGCCCGGCACGCCCGGCACGCCCGTCTCGATCGGCTTGAACGGCGCGACCGCGACCCCGCGGGCGCGGAGCGCGGCGACGAGTGCGCAGCTCACGAGCGTCTTGCCGACGCCGGTGTCGGTTCCCGTCACGGCAAGCCGGAGCCTGGCGGCGTCACGCGTCATCGAGCACCCCGCCCGCGGGCCCGGCGCCGGCGCGCCGTTGCGCCGGCGCGCCGTCGAGGAACCGCTCGACCACGCCGTAGGCGAGCGCCAGCTCGGCGTCGGTCGTGCGGTACGGCGGCAACACGTAGCACGCGTCGCCTAACGGCCGCAGCAGGACGCCCTCGGAGAGCGCGTACTCCGCGAGCCGCCGCCCGACCGGGGCGAGGTATCCCGCGCCCCCGCCGTCGTCCGCGAGGTCGAAGGCCGCGACCGTGCCGAGCACGCGCGCGGCGCGCACGCGCCGGTCGGCGCCCAACGCGGCGAGGTGGCGCCGGTGCGCCGCCTCGATGCGCGCGCGCGCCGCGGCGCACGCCGGGTCGCGGAGGAGTGCGAGGCTCGCGCGCGCCGCCGCGCAGGCGATCGGGTTGGCGGTGAACGAGTGGCCGTGGAAAAACGTCAGGCGACGGTCGTCGCTCAGGAACGCGTCGAACAGTTCGGCCCGCACCGCGGTCGCGCCCATCGGGAGGAAGCCGCCGGTGAGCCCCTTCGACAGGCAGACGACGTCGGGCGCGACGCCGGCGCGCTCGCACGCGAAGAGCGGCCCGGTGCGCCCGAAGCCCGTCATCACCTCGTCGGCGACGAGGTAGACGCCCGCGTCGGCGCACCGCGCGGCGAGCGCGCGGAGGACGGCCGCGTCGTACGCGCGCATGCCGGCCGCGCCGAGGACCAGAGGCTCGACGACGAGCGCGGCCAGTTCGCCGCCGCGTACGCCTAACAGCGCGTCGAACTCGGCCAGCGTGCCCTCCGGGTCGCGCGACGGGTCGGGGAGGCGCGCGACCTCGAACAGGTGTCCCTCGTACGCGGCGGAGAACACCCCGCGCCCGCCGACGCTCATCGCGCCGAACGTGTCGCCGTGGTACGCCCCGTCGAGCGCCGCCACGAGCCGGCGCGGCGCGCCCCGGTTGTGCCACGCCTGCAGGGCGATCTTCACCCCGACCTCGACCGCGGTCGACC
The Gemmatimonadetes bacterium T265 genome window above contains:
- the bioA gene encoding adenosylmethionine--8-amino-7-oxononanoate aminotransferase BioA; the protein is MPDGLTSADVVALDAVALDARHVWHPYTQHWNAPAPVEIVGARGAWLHAADGRRILDAISSWWVTLHGHAEPSIAAAVAAQAAALEQVIFAGFTHAPAAHLAAELAAVLPPGLERIFYSDNGSTAVEVGVKIALQAWHNRGAPRRLVAALDGAYHGDTFGAMSVGGRGVFSAAYEGHLFEVARLPDPSRDPEGTLAEFDALLGVRGGELAALVVEPLVLGAAGMRAYDAAVLRALAARCADAGVYLVADEVMTGFGRTGPLFACERAGVAPDVVCLSKGLTGGFLPMGATAVRAELFDAFLSDDRRLTFFHGHSFTANPIACAAARASLALLRDPACAAARARIEAAHRRHLAALGADRRVRAARVLGTVAAFDLADDGGGAGYLAPVGRRLAEYALSEGVLLRPLGDACYVLPPYRTTDAELALAYGVVERFLDGAPAQRRAGAGPAGGVLDDA